From the genome of Astatotilapia calliptera chromosome 3, fAstCal1.2, whole genome shotgun sequence:
GGCATCAATTTAAAGAGCTGATGTTCTGCTGCACTGTGCAGGGAATCATGCATTACTAATTACTTAACTATTGACTCAAACTGCACATCAATATATTTACTGCTTGTAACTGTAAATAGCTCACCTGCTCAAAATCGTAGTTATTGTCACTGACTCCGGAAACAGCCAACTCATACCCATCGGGGTTCATGGAGGGCAGAATGTGGATGCGGGTGGTGTTGATTAGAGTCTGAATCCGCTCGTTGCCGAGCAAATACTCTGAGCACAAGTGCTGAGCCAAGTAGATGAGTAGTTGGCGGCCAAGGACTTCATTTCCATGCATGTTCCCAATATACTTTACCTCCGGCTCAACTGTATGTAGAGAGCCACGTTTAAGTTTTACCTACATTTgtaagagaaaagaaagcagaCCTTATGAAGACTGAGGAGCCTGACTTACGTAGTTCATGCTCTCCGGGATTGTTAGAGAACTCGATCACAAGCAGCTCTCTGCCCTCCATACTGCGGCCTATGCTGTAGGTCCGGGCTATGCCGGAGCACTGCTCCTCAGTCTTCTTTAAGACACTGATCAGGTCAGTGTTGGAATGATAGGTGAACTGCAAAGTGTCAGGAGAGTCCGCAGTGAGTAGAATATCCAGGCCATCAGcagcttcttcttcctcctgccCTGTAGAGACAAGCATAGTTACTGGAAATCTGCAAGCTgctctgcaagctgctttgcaacccttCACCACTCCAGCTCATCTTTTTAATCAATGCCAGTTCTGTTGCTCATCCCACAACCAGCTTTTTATGTATGCACACAGAGTAAGGTCCCAAAACAGACACActaccgtggctcagggggttgggaatcgcatctgtaaccggaaggtcgccggttcgatccctgtccttgggcaagacactttaccctacttgcctactggtgttggccagaggggccgatggcgtgatatggcagcctcacttctgtcagcctgccccagggcagctgtggctacaactgtagctgcctccaccagcgtgtgaatgtgagagtgaatgaatagtggtattgtaaagtgctttgggtgcctagaaaaagcgctatataaatccaatccattattattattatattatcacaGTGGGTTTTAACACCCTCTTTTTAGGGGCTGTTAGGTGAAGCTGGCTTAACAATGACTTGTTCTATCTCACCTACCTCAAATGGAAGTACTATCCTTATTTGTGTAAGGTTTTCCAGGGTATAAATATTGCAGTTTACAACAGAAATCTAAAGGAGAAAAAGTTGAAGCACTTCAAATCTATAATTAGTTAGAAGTGTTTATTTCAACTGCCACCCCGCCCCTCCCCCAAAGTCTGTACAAGTCTGCCCTGATTTTAGGATTCACACTTATTTCTGACACCAGCTGAGACCAGACCTAGAAAGGCTGTAAAACCTTTCGCTGCtggtttaaaaaacatgatttatgcAGTGTAAAACTGTATTATACAAAAACTTTAACATCTATGACTGCAACACAGAGCTGCTGGCTACATTATAAGCTACAGATGGTTTATGTAAACACTTCCTGCGCGTCATATTGTGGAGAAATCATCCCAAATGGTACGTGCACTCACACCTCTGAGGCCCTTTCTTTTTCCCTAATATGTCTTTGCATAGATACAATTTAAAGGGTGGAAAACACAGAGTAGCACAAGACAATCATATAACAAAAAATCAtagtacaaagaaaaacaacccaagaccaactgcatgttttataaatatattgataATTGACACTACTGTATTGATAATTTATCTCAATAGAAAGTGGAAGATTACATAGTGTATGCTTGGCCAATATGGAAATTTTAAACTTTTAGACTGATGCAGATATTTAGTGATTTCAAAAACCCAAACAGATTCCCATCATGTTTGTTATCTGTAGTTATTTAAGAATCCTTGTTGACAATGAagtcttctttcattctttcattcaATCTGAAGAAGATGCACCTCTGTGTATAAATAGTATGACCTCCATTGTGTTTGAGCCTCTGATGAAGGTCGGCGAAATAAATTAGTAGAGTTGAGGTTTGCGAATTATTTCGCTTAAGTTTCGTGCTAGCACTACCTAATGCTTCTGCTTGGATCAGCTTGTTGTTGCATttgagtgccctctggtggataaATTATGTAACATCATGTTGTGGTTGATTGTTTCTCTCGTTTCCACTTTTTCAAAATTTTTATTTATCGGCCTTTATAAATACTGATATGAGCCAATATCGGTCCCTAGTATACCGCACCCGaattatgtttttacatttatgtaatgTGAAGATTTAATATTATCAGGATTTTTTAAATGCCACATGAGGAAATCAACCCATCACATTGCGCCACAAACACTGACCCAGTCTGCCTACAAACATTAAGTTTTATTGTGCTGAGTGATAGAAGTAAAGTTAGCTTCACTGCTGCAAAATAAAGGAGTAAGACGATGTCAGGCAGCGGACCAAAGAACTGAGAGGCCCGTGAGGGGAGTCCAAACTTAAGAATGCATTGTAGTATCTGCTACAGcttgttgttttattatttaagaTGATATAGTTATGTTTATAAGGGTGCATTCAGGAGAACACTGTTAACGCAGGCCTTTAATCGCCCTCGTGAGTGTTACTGTCCTAATATGATACACAGTGAAAGAAGAACAGCTGGAGTTCTTACACTGATATCAGGCTAACCTGCTACCAGACTGTGCATCATGAAAGTTTTGGAACAATTTAAAAAGCACTACCTGCATACACTTCATGAAATGTACACATTATACTGTCTATAAATGTTGAAATGACACAACTTAACTACTCAAATtggttccatgtgtctgtgCAGAAGTTGCTGCTGTTCACGCGCTCATCTGGTTCACACATGGAGATGCAACGAGTGGTAGCAAAATACATATTTGGgtctgttattgtttttgtgttttgttttttactataaAGACTTTTCAGCTATTTGGGCAAGATATGATTTAGCAATGTGTGCCTTTCTGTGGTTCATTGTGGGTTGTTTATAAAGCCACTGCCAATAAAAACACCAGAAGATAACCACAGGATCAAGGATTAGTGACAGTTTATAGGGGAAGTAAGGCGTTCCAGTTAGGCTATATCTTAAAGTGAGCCACATAAGCATCTCTGCAAACCAGATGCCTTCAGAATGTGTTTAGGAGAAGGAGTGCACTGCTGAAATTTTCATGCCTGCTTTTTATTTGACTTGCTCTTTTTTTCAGGTGGAAAAAAGAAGCTAATGTcagtatttaaaacatttacacgGATGTCATCAGCCACAGCCAAGACTAAGGCCAATTCAGGTCAACAAAGGTCAACATAATGACAGTATGCTGTGATTATATCTCACCTCTGAGGCCCTCCAGGGGGTCATAACATCCCTCTTGGTCGCTGACAAAGAAGCGATCGCAGTCGAGGAAGTAGGGCCAGGCCATCTGTATCTTGTCAAACGTGCGACTGCATCTTCTGCGCACGGCTTCACACGTGCTGCGGCACGGCTTCAGCACCTTCTCCTTCTCACAACGTGGGGCCAACACCGAGCAGCCCAGCATGCGAATCTCTGGGTTACAATCTCCGCCCAGCAGAGATTCAGCCACGCTGATGAGGAGGTACTCAGCgccagcttcagcatcctcacgAGTCTTGTGACCGAGGATGTTTGGGAACATGGTTTGAGCGTAGGGCATGTCATCGCAGTAGGACAGCATTAGATCTGTGCATTTGGCTGAGTAGAAAAATTCCACAATGAAGACAGATCAGGGATCAGCTTAGAAAGTAACAGATCAAGACGTGTATCTCCATCTGTTGCAGCGCTTAATCATGAGCTTCACTGTGCCATCCTCAATCATCTAGTCCTAAATATTTCTATTATCTCTGGAAATTAGAATTTGAATATTTCATGCTGCCATCGATCATCTAAAAATACTCAATGATTTTATGGCTTTGGGGACAGATTCCACTAAAACTACACTCACTATCATTTATAATCTCCTCCTGTTTGTTGTGAAAAACAGTCCTGTTGCAGTCACTTGGCATATTAGGGGGGGGAGAAGGGGGACTTTGAGGCTTGgttttttccagtgttagagGCACAAAAAACTGATTGGTTAGAAATTAGAAAGTGTACAGAAAAGCAAGATAGCAAACAGCACATGCATGACACTTTTCTTGCTTTAAGCCCATGGGTACTTACGTTTTTCTTCTATTATTGGCTTGCACTGTCCTGCAAGACATACCAGCATGCCATTAGCTGACACTGAGTAGACACTAGATGGCAGGGTGGTTTTTGTAAATGCTACAGTGGGGCCTACAGAACACTGCTCGCTTCAACAACTCTCTATAAAGCCAGTCAGTGTACAAAGAATCATTAAGTCCCTCGAGGATCACATTTTCCACGACTATAAATCGTATTCATTAAACTTGCTTCCATCTAAAACATTAACACCATCTGTCAGACTTTAGATCTGTCACCATCTAATTCAGCTCACTCATCCTGTAGCTTTaggtttttttaaagttatataCAAGAATTTTTCACAAGTCTAATTGAACAAAAATGAGCTTCTGAATCAAGAATAGTCCACAGCCTGCACGTGACGTCCTGTCCAGTTTTTGCGCGGCCGGTCCAGATGCGCACATCAGCATAAAGTTTGTTATCGCAAAAAGTGCAGAAAGTTTACCTCGAAACTTCGGGTCGCATCGCGGAGGAGCACAAGACGCAAAAACCAACAACTGCAGCAGGATCAGCAGCATGATGCGCACTTTCCGACACTTATGTTCCGTTTCGATGTGGCACCTCACACACTGAGCCAGAGGGCGTGAGTGTGCGCGTTGGAGTGTCCCAAGTCTGCAAAACTTTCCTCCGAGCAACTCTGTGAGCCACTTTATTACAAGCATTACGGTTTCCTATCGAGTTACAGAGGAAATGGCTCTGAGGTAAAACGGGGATAAGTGCATGAAAGGATGGGCAAATTTTCGCTCACATTTTGCTGCGTCTTCGTTTTTCAGTACGGCTGGTGGCTGTTTCACGGGCCTGCTGCTGGGTTTAACTCGAAACTCAAAACTGGCTCTGCGTATTTAGACTAGTAACCTCACATTTTCACTTCACATGAATCCTCATTCTGAAGAATAATAATTTATAGTTTGTGTCGGTGCTTCTTCTTGCTTTAAACTGACTGTAAAATTATAACATCATATTAAATGTCAGTGTGAGCTTGCTTTTAGTCATGAAGCCACAGattatctttttgtttg
Proteins encoded in this window:
- the LOC113018697 gene encoding carboxypeptidase Z-like isoform X1 is translated as MLLILLQLLVFASCAPPRCDPKFRGQCKPIIEEKPKCTDLMLSYCDDMPYAQTMFPNILGHKTREDAEAGAEYLLISVAESLLGGDCNPEIRMLGCSVLAPRCEKEKVLKPCRSTCEAVRRRCSRTFDKIQMAWPYFLDCDRFFVSDQEGCYDPLEGLRGQEEEEAADGLDILLTADSPDTLQFTYHSNTDLISVLKKTEEQCSGIARTYSIGRSMEGRELLVIEFSNNPGEHELLEPEVKYIGNMHGNEVLGRQLLIYLAQHLCSEYLLGNERIQTLINTTRIHILPSMNPDGYELAVSGVSDNNYDFEQEDQRYDSWNIGRNNAQNIDLNRNFPDLTSIVYRRRRQKGYRTDHILIPDYYWFGKVFKFIAATYANAHETMSNENARCGSSRTQSQKGIVNAAQWSSLAGGMQDFNYLHTNCFEVTVNVGCDRFPPEEELAFAWHENQESLLSFMETAHRGIKGIVKDEKGNAIKGARISVRGIQHDITTAENGDYWRLLTPGIHIVSASGQGYTRATKRIQVPSRMKTAGRVDFVLPKAPVNFDPQEEDFSSYDKFDPYNQYQHYTQMADLSQNQEERAEKPWWWNYFALPGVPSPTWLLKQY